The nucleotide sequence CATTGGTCAAAAGATCCGCCAATTACCACATGCCTCTTGTATTCGTGACTCGAGCAATTTAATAAGTTCAATAATGGAGTCAATGATAATCAATTATTTGAAAGCCTTGAGAAGTAGTTGAAAACACATTGTATTATATGTTTAGGGCCTTACAATGAAAACGATTACAAATCTTCTATATGAATACACGTTTTTTACCCCATCAAAATGAGGAAATTTAATAATGTGAATAATTTTTTTGTATTGCAGGTCATGAAAGTCGACGATATAATATGCACGAGAGTATATAAAGTCCAAGAATAAAACTCGTTATCCGAGAAAATGATATTTTTCAGATCGACGATACATCGACAACGTTGAAAATAATTCTTGCAGGGTCTAAGAATTTTACAAAATGGGAGCAGAAAGTATGCGTACACACGTATAAATGTTGCTGCTatgatttaaaaatgaaaatcagcGCGCACAATATTTCGGATGCGTATAATCCATATACTATATatgttaattaaataaattttcaacaaCTTcgatattttgtatattttttatgcTTCTTTCAATGTAATTCAAATTGTTGCTTCTGCACGAAcaagtttttaataaataacaaaattggtacaaatatacatataattacaATTACAAATAATACGAGGTTTTAACATGATGATTCGGATTAGAAGAAATGTTGTAATATCGTGTCCACGTTTTTACAATCCcccaaatcaatattttattatgaTTTAGAATACAAATTATTCGTCTGGATCTACCACGGGCGAAATCTGAAACAATactttcatatatttttttttatgtattgCTTTCATGCATTTCCCAGTTACGTAagcaaaacataaaaataaatttactctTACATAGTATTCTATGTAACATGTATGTCCATCGTCAATTTTAATCATATATTGAAAACATAACAATCCACATGTATCGGTTCTCAAGGAAACTTTATTCGCACATAATAATGCCTTCATAGCTGGTTTAATATGTGACAGTTTGTAACTAGATGTTGCTGTCGAGGTACATTCAAAACTATCTATTAAATCACCATCATGTGGTAGCTCGATGTGACAAATTCCAGCTAAACCAGCTGCACTAATTCGAAAAAAAGGAGCAGAAGGTGACAAGAGCAACTGTaatagaattataaaaataaaaaactataaaactatctatgcaaaaataaataaataaatgtaaaattgtaCTCTACCTCTATTAATTCACTGGTAGGATCAAGTTCAAATAAAATATCTTTTAACAATTCAGTTTGTAATACTactttatttaaaacattttctgGTTCAAGGTGAAAGTCTAACAATTCGTCAGGGTCTTGAGTTTTTAAAGAACAATCTGTTATAATGCCATCTTCTTCTATAAGAACTGTTACTGGATGGCCAGTACCCTATTGTTAGAAATTATTAGTATTGTTAATTTTTAATGTTCAATTGTGCCTATGAAATCTTTACCAAACATTTAATTTACACATACTTTATAAAAAAGCTGTAAAGCCACAGAGCTTCCTTGAGAATTTATATTGTTCCAAAACATACAAAGACATTCTACTAATATATTCAGATTTATTCGAAAAATTACATCCTCTTTCAACTTAAATTCTTGAAACACATAAGAAGGAATGTAAGCACTAGCTTGCATACATTTTGTATCTTCAACTGTTACCTTTAAACCATTTTCAGTTCCAAAACAAGTAGCATTCTAAATAGAATACaaaaatttctaacaataagTCAAATATACACATTTCATTTTTGCACAAGGTTAATATGTTTGATAGTACAATACCTCTGTAAAATTAATTGCCTTTAATAATTGTACTGTGGTTTTAAGGTTTCCCAATTTTGCAACTAATTTATAACTTTCTATATCAGGGTACATATTGTTCATAAGAGACTTGATATAATAACAAATTTTGGAACTGTTTTTCTGTTATATATTGACACAACAATTTATGTTTGGTAACTGATGCAAGCCAAGCTGCTAAAACATGTTTGCAAGTAAATAATGATCTTTCATTTAATATGTGACATCTGTaagtttaatatttaataacatctaaaatttttgtttaataaatGCTAGAAGGAATTTAAAGATCTCATACCTAAAAGAAGCACAAATGCAATAATTTATATCAGGAAAAAATGTATATATAGATCCTGATAATCCTTTAACTTGTACTAAATATCTACCATTATCCTTTTTGCTATGAGGTTCAGTAACGACAGTTTCAGATGGAAAAATATGAGTTACGCATCCTTTTTCATACAACTCTAGTGCCCTTTCAAATACACCACCAAAGATATTGTATAAATTTAACAGCACTTTGTCAGATACTAAAACCATTGACTAtactttgtaaaaattgtgACATAATTGCAAAACATTATAAAATATGTACGTACATTTTTGTTCCTTCTCAACACTTTCAACTGTTTCTTTTAACGTATTATTTATGAATTCTGAATATTTTGCATCGTATATCATAGGATCGATTATTAAATGTTGACTGGAAGTCATTGTACAGAggtaaaaacataaaaatcgTACATGGAAATTATATATGTGTACGTAAAatgcaaattatttgaaatcatATTATGTAAAATGTAAATAACACAAATGAAATCGGTGATTATGTAATGAATGAAAAACAGTATGATAATACTGCGTGTTACCTCACACGACACTCTTAAACACCTTCGTAACAACACGATAAATACAAAATACTGTAATAATATATTACTGTTTctcaattaaataattaaaaaattataaatagttATACAGTTAAACAGTTAGCAACTTTAGATTATAATCAACTTAATATATGTATACGTTAGAGAACTTTAAATCACGTTACGTACAAGGTCAAAGGTTCAGAATCAGAACTTATGAGAAACCAAGGTCGACGTTATCGGTCAACCCTATGTTGCTGAAGGTCAACTATTATATTTGTAACAATTAATGTGACGTAACGATTACATTTCAGTAGAAGTGTTAATAgagttataaataataaatagaacTATGAAAAGAAACCTAAAGTAGAATTCAAATTTCTTTTCCCGAATATTCCC is from Colletes latitarsis isolate SP2378_abdomen chromosome 4, iyColLati1, whole genome shotgun sequence and encodes:
- the LOC143340955 gene encoding uncharacterized protein LOC143340955 isoform X2, whose protein sequence is MTSSQHLIIDPMIYDAKYSEFINNTLKETVESVEKEQKLSDKVLLNLYNIFGGVFERALELYEKGCVTHIFPSETVVTEPHSKKDNDVTY
- the LOC143340955 gene encoding zinc finger SWIM domain-containing protein 7-like isoform X1 is translated as MTSSQHLIIDPMIYDAKYSEFINNTLKETVESVEKEQKLSDKVLLNLYNIFGGVFERALELYEKGCVTHIFPSETVVTEPHSKKDNGRYLVQVKGLSGSIYTFFPDINYCICASFRCHILNERSLFTCKHVLAAWLASVTKHKLLCQYITEKQFQNLLLYQVSYEQYVP
- the LOC143340954 gene encoding cell cycle checkpoint protein RAD1 isoform X1 — translated: MYPDIESYKLVAKLGNLKTTVQLLKAINFTENATCFGTENGLKVTVEDTKCMQASAYIPSYVFQEFKLKEDVIFRINLNILVECLCMFWNNINSQGSSVALQLFYKGTGHPVTVLIEEDGIITDCSLKTQDPDELLDFHLEPENVLNKVVLQTELLKDILFELDPTSELIELLLSPSAPFFRISAAGLAGICHIELPHDGDLIDSFECTSTATSSYKLSHIKPAMKALLCANKVSLRTDTCGLLCFQYMIKIDDGHTCYIEYYVRVNLFLCFAYVTGKCMKAIHKKKYMKVLFQISPVVDPDE
- the LOC143340954 gene encoding cell cycle checkpoint protein RAD1 isoform X2, whose protein sequence is MYPDIESYKLVAKLGNLKTTVQLLKAINFTENATCFGTENGLKVTVEDTKCMQASAYIPSYVFQEFKLKEDVIFRINLNILVECLCMFWNNINSQGSSVALQLFYKGTGHPVTVLIEEDGIITDCSLKTQDPDELLDFHLEPENVLNKVVLQTELLKDILFELDPTSELIELLLSPSAPFFRISAAGLAGICHIELPHDGDLIDSFECTSTATSSYKLSHIKPAMKALLCANKVSLRTDTCGLLCFQYMIKIDDGHTCYIEYYISPVVDPDE